From one Acidobacteriota bacterium genomic stretch:
- a CDS encoding Maf family protein, whose amino-acid sequence MTASAIVLASGSPRRRRLLEMLGIDFEVVPAETDETPHGGEAPIAYASRAAREKAFEVAERRPDQLILAADTVVDIDDQIVGKPESDEDAARMLQRLSGRTHQVHTALALVFDRRCHGIVDSAHVRFVDLSDEMIRWYAATGEPADKAGAYAVQGLGGLLVAGVDGSPHTVVGLPIHRLPELFAAHDLDFWDRLRQF is encoded by the coding sequence ATGACTGCTTCCGCCATCGTCCTGGCCAGCGGCTCACCCCGTCGCCGTCGCCTTCTCGAGATGCTCGGCATCGACTTCGAGGTTGTCCCTGCCGAAACCGATGAGACTCCGCATGGAGGCGAAGCACCGATCGCATATGCCTCCCGCGCAGCTCGGGAGAAGGCATTCGAGGTCGCAGAACGTCGCCCGGACCAGCTGATTCTCGCGGCGGATACGGTGGTCGATATCGACGACCAGATCGTGGGGAAACCGGAATCCGACGAGGACGCGGCACGTATGCTGCAACGGTTGTCCGGTAGAACCCATCAGGTGCATACGGCGCTGGCGCTTGTCTTCGACCGTCGGTGCCACGGAATCGTTGATTCCGCTCATGTGCGATTCGTCGATCTTTCCGATGAAATGATTCGATGGTACGCGGCCACCGGTGAGCCGGCGGACAAGGCCGGCGCCTACGCGGTCCAGGGATTGGGCGGGCTTCTGGTGGCCGGTGTCGACGGTTCACCGCACACCGTTGTCGGCCTGCCAATTCACCGTCTGCCGGAACTCTTCGCCGCCCACGATCTCGACTTCTGGGACAGGCTCAGACAATTTTGA
- a CDS encoding RluA family pseudouridine synthase: MSRTSAGSTRLLVTSARNGERLDVFLAAVTDLSRRASRRLIADGLVARNGEVVRVQSRALETGDVIDIFHPEPDFDPDPSSACPTVEILHVDRWILVADKPPGVLSQPAERESPDDPPAFDEQVLLFLAHREGAKPFLRMVHRLDRQTSGAVLFARRPDALPKISRAWADHQVERYYIAVVEGHPDEVSFALDRAIARDPNHRWRFRCHERGKPARTEVEVLAALEEDLCLVGCRLVTGRTHQVRVHLADAGHPVLGDRLYGSNRAGQAGRPLLHAAALNFPHPKTGDTLRVICLPPPDFVPFIPERLSILDS, encoded by the coding sequence GTGAGCCGGACGTCCGCCGGTTCGACCCGGCTTCTCGTGACCTCAGCTCGAAACGGGGAGCGCCTCGACGTTTTCCTCGCAGCGGTCACCGATCTCAGTCGCCGTGCCAGCAGACGGCTGATTGCGGACGGCCTGGTGGCGCGAAACGGAGAGGTGGTCCGAGTTCAATCACGGGCACTGGAGACCGGCGACGTCATCGACATCTTCCATCCCGAACCCGATTTCGATCCGGACCCATCATCGGCCTGTCCGACGGTGGAGATACTGCACGTTGATCGGTGGATCCTGGTTGCCGACAAACCGCCGGGGGTTCTCTCACAGCCGGCCGAGCGCGAGTCCCCGGACGATCCACCCGCCTTCGACGAGCAGGTGCTGCTTTTTCTCGCTCACCGTGAAGGCGCGAAGCCATTCTTGCGAATGGTCCACCGCCTCGATCGCCAGACGAGCGGCGCCGTGCTCTTCGCTCGACGCCCGGATGCCCTGCCGAAAATCTCCCGGGCATGGGCCGACCACCAGGTCGAGCGCTATTACATTGCCGTCGTTGAAGGGCACCCAGATGAAGTGTCCTTCGCGCTCGACCGCGCCATCGCTCGCGATCCGAATCACCGGTGGCGATTTCGATGTCACGAACGTGGCAAACCGGCACGTACCGAGGTTGAAGTTCTGGCCGCGCTCGAAGAAGACCTTTGTCTGGTTGGATGCCGGCTGGTCACCGGACGCACCCACCAGGTCAGGGTTCACCTTGCCGACGCCGGCCATCCGGTGCTCGGCGACCGGTTGTACGGCTCGAACCGAGCCGGGCAGGCAGGCCGACCGCTTCTGCACGCAGCGGCACTCAACTTCCCCCACCCAAAAACTGGTGACACGCTTCGCGTCATCTGTCTTCCACCGCCCGATTTCGTCCCGTTCATCCCCGAACGACTCTCGATTCTCGACTCCTGA
- a CDS encoding AAA family ATPase gives MLNTLEQIRTALSSAYPITLLVSPEEDRQERLLRRFASAAKPEPLPVIVWNCVDGFLDNGSDVYRDPMKALEWIAADGPKGLYLLKDFESVNQDKHLRRALRDTAMKIRNTDRFLFMLQQDAALPESIKPLTYVVISMFPDEGELKTLVSSLLDGKTADKPDIDRLVGSLKGMSLTEVEHLLRRLLDRHEALDEDFFSAVLEEKEQITRKEGILEFVPPDASLAKLGGLDQLKEWVGERGSLFDPDSRRQNLPRPRGVLLMGISGCGKSLAVKIIAREWKLPLFRLDMNLVFAGVQGSAEWIFHRALEAVESVAPAVLWIDEIEMGIAGYHEGETGSNTRIFSTFLTWMQEHRSDVFVAATANRINLLPAEILRKGRFDQVFFVDLPNDEERKEILSIHLARNGLDPATYDLILLASATRTWNGAEIEQAVKSAVITAHARGSEVTQNDLLAAFGKIIPLSRTMEEQLKAIRSWARNRALPATKVEKPAM, from the coding sequence ATGCTCAACACCCTCGAGCAGATTCGTACCGCGTTGTCATCCGCCTATCCGATCACCCTCCTCGTAAGCCCGGAGGAGGACCGGCAAGAGAGGCTTTTGCGTCGTTTCGCTTCAGCCGCCAAACCGGAACCACTGCCGGTCATTGTCTGGAACTGCGTCGATGGCTTCCTCGACAACGGATCCGACGTTTACCGGGACCCCATGAAGGCCCTCGAGTGGATCGCTGCCGACGGGCCGAAGGGCCTGTACCTTCTCAAGGACTTCGAAAGCGTCAACCAGGACAAGCACCTCCGCCGTGCGTTGCGCGACACTGCGATGAAAATCCGCAACACCGACAGATTCCTGTTCATGCTCCAGCAGGACGCCGCGTTGCCGGAATCCATCAAGCCCTTGACCTACGTCGTCATATCCATGTTCCCCGACGAAGGAGAGCTGAAGACGCTCGTTTCCTCCCTCCTCGACGGCAAGACGGCCGACAAACCGGACATCGATCGCCTGGTCGGCTCTCTCAAGGGGATGTCCCTGACCGAGGTGGAGCACCTCTTGCGGCGTCTGCTCGACCGGCACGAAGCGCTCGACGAAGACTTCTTCTCCGCAGTGCTCGAAGAAAAGGAGCAGATTACCCGCAAGGAGGGGATCCTCGAGTTCGTGCCCCCGGACGCATCGCTGGCCAAGCTCGGCGGTCTCGATCAGCTCAAGGAATGGGTCGGGGAACGGGGCAGCCTTTTCGACCCTGACTCCCGGCGACAGAACCTCCCCAGACCGAGGGGCGTCCTGCTGATGGGCATCTCGGGCTGCGGCAAGAGCTTGGCGGTCAAGATCATCGCCCGTGAGTGGAAGCTGCCGTTGTTCCGGCTCGACATGAATCTCGTCTTCGCCGGCGTCCAGGGTTCGGCGGAGTGGATTTTTCACCGCGCACTCGAAGCGGTGGAGAGCGTGGCACCAGCGGTACTGTGGATCGACGAGATCGAGATGGGCATCGCGGGTTATCACGAGGGCGAGACAGGCTCCAACACGCGGATCTTCTCGACCTTTCTGACCTGGATGCAGGAACATCGGTCGGACGTCTTCGTAGCCGCGACGGCCAATCGCATCAACCTTCTGCCGGCCGAGATCCTGCGCAAGGGCCGCTTCGACCAGGTCTTTTTCGTCGACCTGCCCAACGACGAGGAACGCAAGGAAATTCTATCGATCCACCTCGCCAGGAACGGGCTCGACCCCGCCACCTATGACCTGATTCTGCTCGCCTCGGCCACGCGGACGTGGAACGGTGCGGAGATCGAACAGGCCGTAAAGTCCGCGGTCATCACGGCCCACGCGCGTGGCAGCGAGGTCACTCAGAATGACCTGCTGGCGGCCTTCGGCAAGATCATTCCGCTCTCGCGCACCATGGAAGAGCAGCTCAAGGCGATTCGCTCATGGGCGAGGAATCGCGCGCTGCCTGCCACCAAAGTCGAAAAACCGGCAATGTGA
- a CDS encoding ATP-binding cassette domain-containing protein has protein sequence MAPPDPLLVADGLCRQYQRRGKKGAGRRTVMAVDDVSFMLERRESLGIVGESGSGKSTLARLLLALEVPDRGTVRFDGQLISDVAESRIRPLRRRFQAVFQDPGMSLDPCLTVATIVAEPLAAHGIGSATDRRARVADLLAQVGLPPDVSDRLPRAFSGGERQRIAFARALATEPELLILDEPVSSLDVSVQAQILDLIADLRSRHELAIVLISHDIGVVRHACERLAVMRDGSFVEVGRTSDILNSPVHPYSRALLDASSAPGHRGRRPSGDLAE, from the coding sequence ATGGCTCCTCCTGATCCCCTTCTCGTCGCCGACGGTCTGTGCCGCCAGTATCAACGCCGCGGCAAGAAAGGCGCCGGTAGACGCACGGTCATGGCGGTGGACGATGTCAGCTTCATGCTCGAACGGAGAGAGAGCCTCGGGATCGTCGGCGAGTCGGGATCCGGAAAATCAACCCTCGCCCGGCTCCTACTCGCTCTCGAGGTGCCGGATAGGGGCACCGTGCGTTTCGACGGCCAACTCATCAGCGACGTGGCGGAATCCCGCATCCGTCCGCTCAGGCGGCGGTTCCAGGCCGTATTCCAGGATCCCGGCATGTCCCTCGATCCCTGCCTGACCGTCGCCACCATCGTCGCCGAACCTTTGGCAGCACACGGCATCGGCAGCGCGACGGATCGCCGCGCCAGGGTCGCGGACCTACTCGCCCAGGTCGGTCTGCCGCCGGACGTTTCGGATCGGCTGCCGAGGGCTTTCTCGGGTGGGGAGCGACAGCGGATCGCGTTTGCCCGCGCGCTCGCAACCGAGCCCGAGCTTCTGATTCTCGACGAACCGGTCTCCTCGCTCGACGTATCTGTTCAGGCGCAGATCCTCGACCTGATCGCAGATCTGAGGTCGAGGCACGAGTTGGCAATCGTCCTGATTTCCCACGATATCGGGGTTGTTCGCCATGCGTGCGAACGGCTCGCGGTGATGCGTGACGGGTCCTTTGTCGAGGTCGGCCGCACCAGCGACATCCTGAACTCACCCGTACACCCCTATTCCCGCGCGTTGCTCGACGCCTCGTCGGCACCGGGCCACCGAGGTCGTCGACCGAGCGGTGACCTGGCGGAGTGA
- a CDS encoding ABC transporter ATP-binding protein, with protein sequence MNAEPSIEIEDLTISFPSSRGDWRHAVEGLTLRVGARERVGVVGESGSGKSLTSLAIIGLVPEPGRVTGGSVRVAGVEVSEMSGSDLLQLRGRVIGTILQEPAESLNPVFTTGFQIAETVAVHRHLGRADAARVSLSLLGAAAIDAPEEIFRAYPHQLSGGQAQRVMVALALAGKPRLLIADEPTSALDSLTRSQVIELLDRVVTERGMGLLVISHDLAVVASLVDRIAVMFAGRIVEEGPAESVFSEPLHPYTKMLLASTPGSGQIDSAASPIHGFLERSISHRGCRFADRCDLATDSCRDLEPDLEDLGQGRRVRCPVVTSGRKSEDGSS encoded by the coding sequence ATGAACGCTGAGCCCTCGATCGAAATCGAAGATCTGACAATCAGTTTTCCGAGTTCTCGCGGTGACTGGCGCCACGCGGTCGAGGGATTGACTCTGAGAGTGGGCGCCCGGGAGCGTGTTGGCGTAGTCGGCGAATCAGGCAGCGGTAAGAGCCTCACCTCTCTCGCGATCATTGGACTGGTCCCCGAACCGGGACGTGTCACAGGGGGATCGGTGCGCGTTGCCGGCGTCGAAGTCTCCGAGATGTCGGGCTCCGATCTCTTGCAACTGCGCGGTCGCGTCATCGGAACGATTCTCCAGGAACCGGCCGAAAGCCTCAATCCCGTTTTCACGACAGGATTTCAGATCGCCGAGACAGTCGCCGTCCACCGCCATCTCGGACGGGCGGACGCAGCTCGAGTATCGCTCTCGTTGCTGGGCGCCGCGGCGATTGACGCACCGGAGGAGATTTTCCGAGCCTATCCCCATCAGCTCTCCGGAGGCCAGGCGCAGCGCGTCATGGTCGCCCTGGCCCTGGCCGGAAAGCCCCGCCTCCTGATTGCCGACGAGCCCACCTCCGCTCTCGATTCACTGACCAGGTCGCAGGTTATCGAGCTCCTCGACCGGGTGGTCACCGAAAGGGGTATGGGGCTCCTCGTGATCAGCCACGATCTCGCAGTCGTCGCCAGTCTCGTCGATCGAATCGCGGTGATGTTCGCCGGCCGGATCGTCGAGGAAGGTCCTGCGGAATCGGTGTTTTCCGAACCACTCCATCCCTACACGAAAATGCTCCTTGCTTCGACCCCGGGCAGCGGTCAGATCGACAGCGCCGCGTCCCCGATTCATGGTTTCCTCGAGCGTTCGATCTCGCACCGGGGATGCCGGTTTGCCGATCGCTGTGACCTTGCGACCGACTCTTGCAGAGACCTCGAACCTGATCTTGAGGACCTCGGCCAGGGGCGTCGGGTGCGCTGCCCGGTGGTCACGTCCGGGAGAAAGTCCGAGGATGGCTCCTCCTGA
- a CDS encoding oligosaccharide flippase family protein: MRQVVRNAFWLGIGEAAVKGGLVLATVLIARTNGPAGVGTFSVAYSAAMTTILILAIGQQEVLIREVARSPGGARGLLSVAQVVQSRLAWWFVPAAAVAALLVGNRELRLALLAFLPYALLRTATVTIGAAFKGLDRMDVEVRARGVEVGIALALIAVGAAAGWPAWTAGIAFSIGSAIGLVWLFTRSTDLADAGSAVAATTLLREGLPFMLLAVVSQLVTHSDRFLLAGLGVQTAEIGLWGAAGTIAWALLAIPQLVALAAYPSLSRMAEGGHLPRRPGLAASMAGATAGLVCAFVLRWVAEPLVMVSFGREFALAVPLLQRLAWALPGAFALMSMGSVFAAWRRQRVSLWNMVGALALSVGLNLSWIPSKGVVAPSLVAPIVYTLAAVVASAILVKLSPGQLATD; the protein is encoded by the coding sequence ATGAGACAGGTGGTCCGAAACGCTTTCTGGCTCGGTATTGGCGAGGCAGCCGTCAAAGGCGGCCTGGTTCTGGCGACGGTGCTGATTGCGCGGACCAACGGGCCGGCCGGTGTCGGCACCTTTTCGGTGGCGTACTCGGCAGCGATGACCACCATCCTGATCCTCGCGATCGGGCAGCAGGAGGTTTTGATCCGCGAGGTGGCGCGCTCGCCGGGTGGTGCGCGTGGACTGTTGTCAGTCGCGCAGGTGGTGCAGAGCCGGCTTGCGTGGTGGTTCGTTCCCGCGGCGGCCGTTGCCGCCCTGCTGGTGGGAAATCGGGAGCTTCGGCTGGCCCTGCTCGCGTTCCTGCCCTACGCGCTTCTGCGCACCGCCACTGTTACAATCGGCGCTGCCTTCAAGGGCCTCGACCGAATGGACGTCGAGGTCCGCGCGCGTGGCGTCGAGGTCGGAATCGCGTTGGCCCTGATCGCGGTCGGCGCCGCCGCGGGTTGGCCGGCATGGACGGCAGGCATCGCGTTTTCGATCGGCTCGGCGATCGGTCTCGTGTGGCTTTTCACCCGATCGACGGATTTGGCGGATGCCGGGTCTGCCGTCGCCGCGACAACACTGTTGCGCGAGGGGCTGCCATTCATGCTACTGGCGGTGGTGAGCCAGCTCGTGACCCATTCTGACCGGTTTCTTTTGGCTGGGCTCGGCGTTCAAACCGCAGAGATCGGGTTGTGGGGTGCGGCCGGGACCATCGCCTGGGCGCTGCTGGCGATTCCCCAGCTGGTGGCGCTGGCGGCCTACCCGAGCCTTTCGAGGATGGCGGAAGGCGGCCACCTTCCGCGTCGTCCCGGTTTGGCTGCCAGCATGGCGGGAGCGACCGCAGGTCTGGTGTGCGCCTTCGTTTTGCGATGGGTCGCCGAGCCTCTGGTCATGGTCAGTTTCGGCCGCGAATTCGCGCTCGCCGTGCCCCTCCTGCAGCGACTGGCGTGGGCTTTGCCGGGGGCCTTCGCCCTGATGTCGATGGGATCCGTCTTTGCAGCCTGGCGCCGCCAGAGAGTGTCGCTCTGGAACATGGTGGGAGCGTTGGCGCTGTCGGTTGGCCTCAACCTGAGCTGGATCCCGTCGAAGGGTGTAGTTGCCCCGTCGCTGGTCGCCCCGATCGTGTACACGCTTGCTGCGGTTGTAGCGAGCGCCATTCTCGTTAAATTGTCGCCGGGGCAGCTCGCGACGGACTGA
- a CDS encoding glycosyltransferase, with the protein METNLSISVVIPTYKNREQTLRCLAALWLCNPQPDEVIVIDDGSADNTAHSVLRKYPRHVVVRLPATHGFAAAANHGMARASGDLLFLLDTNTEVDPSSTVAILEAFSQERDLGVAGAALRHPDGEPRWSGGHLPSPLQCFAYASGILPITERLKPWRWLRNHFSHRGVEVDWLSGAVVVIRRSLWEEIGPFSAGDPLRNQCIGLCLKAREAGWKVRVSPGFSAVYSARPAADGNSGTKQNDYQLLWNDLLQHTDSRVQASVASPSRRALLVGGRLRVFGRRLAAPLVPKEHRAEWRAETEACANSLKQSAMPTSDVSTERQQIST; encoded by the coding sequence ATGGAAACGAACCTCAGCATCTCGGTGGTAATCCCCACATACAAGAACCGCGAACAAACGTTGCGGTGCCTGGCCGCATTGTGGCTCTGCAATCCGCAACCGGATGAGGTCATCGTCATCGACGATGGAAGCGCCGACAATACCGCCCATTCGGTTCTGAGGAAGTATCCCAGGCATGTTGTGGTTCGACTTCCGGCTACCCACGGTTTCGCCGCCGCCGCGAATCACGGCATGGCCCGCGCATCGGGCGACCTGCTCTTTCTGCTCGACACGAACACCGAGGTCGATCCATCTTCGACCGTGGCCATCCTCGAGGCATTTTCGCAAGAGCGCGATCTCGGTGTTGCCGGAGCAGCACTGAGGCATCCCGACGGTGAGCCGCGATGGAGCGGCGGCCACCTGCCGAGCCCGCTGCAGTGTTTTGCCTATGCGTCAGGGATCCTGCCGATCACTGAACGCTTGAAACCCTGGAGATGGCTCCGCAACCACTTCAGTCACCGTGGCGTCGAGGTCGACTGGCTTTCCGGCGCGGTTGTCGTCATCCGACGGTCGCTCTGGGAAGAGATCGGACCGTTTTCGGCCGGCGATCCATTGCGCAACCAATGCATCGGGCTCTGCCTCAAGGCGAGAGAAGCGGGATGGAAGGTGCGCGTGAGCCCGGGGTTTTCGGCCGTTTATTCTGCCCGACCGGCGGCAGACGGCAACTCCGGAACCAAGCAGAACGACTACCAGCTTCTATGGAATGATCTCCTCCAACACACCGACAGCCGCGTGCAGGCTTCGGTCGCGAGCCCGTCACGTCGAGCTCTGCTGGTGGGCGGAAGACTCCGGGTCTTCGGTCGGAGGTTGGCTGCACCGTTGGTCCCGAAAGAACACAGAGCCGAGTGGCGGGCCGAAACAGAAGCCTGCGCAAATTCCCTAAAACAAAGCGCCATGCCGACTTCCGACGTTTCGACCGAGCGCCAACAGATTTCGACCTGA
- a CDS encoding zf-HC2 domain-containing protein — protein sequence MPGCTEIRDLFSLYLEGDLEQKQVQAVREHVAECEDCAGILETMQGIVEVGSSLGNLEPPDQLMSDLASSPCTRWLGLLFQAIDREISQHNLERLLTHLEACPSCRRTWQDMTLVHQVCGAIEPSQYLLKRCIAAREKPAEVRPILNRRMATAAAYLLAVLTSLIIGNPVTLARSGAGEAVSRVADAVGTEVNSVAETGRGEARIILWRAWKWGERKVEALRGFLDRDDAPEETTNESPDDGRGDIS from the coding sequence ATGCCCGGCTGCACCGAGATCCGCGACCTTTTCAGCCTCTATCTCGAGGGAGATCTCGAGCAGAAGCAGGTGCAGGCGGTGCGCGAGCACGTAGCCGAATGCGAGGACTGCGCGGGCATTCTCGAGACCATGCAGGGCATCGTCGAGGTGGGCTCATCGCTCGGAAATCTGGAGCCACCCGACCAGCTGATGTCGGATCTGGCCTCGTCGCCGTGTACGAGATGGCTGGGCCTGCTCTTCCAGGCGATCGACCGTGAGATTTCGCAGCACAATCTCGAGCGCCTCCTCACCCACCTCGAGGCCTGCCCTTCGTGCCGTCGCACGTGGCAGGACATGACCCTGGTCCACCAGGTCTGCGGCGCGATCGAGCCATCGCAATACCTCCTCAAGAGATGCATCGCCGCTCGCGAGAAACCGGCCGAGGTGCGTCCTATTCTGAACCGGCGGATGGCGACTGCGGCCGCCTATTTACTCGCCGTGTTGACCTCGCTGATCATCGGCAACCCGGTCACGCTCGCACGCAGCGGAGCGGGCGAAGCTGTCAGCCGTGTTGCCGACGCGGTCGGCACCGAGGTGAACTCAGTCGCCGAAACCGGGCGGGGAGAAGCCCGCATCATCCTGTGGCGGGCGTGGAAGTGGGGTGAGAGAAAGGTCGAAGCCCTGCGCGGCTTTCTGGATCGAGACGATGCGCCAGAGGAGACAACGAATGAGAGCCCCGATGACGGGCGAGGAGACATCTCATGA
- a CDS encoding sigma-70 family RNA polymerase sigma factor: protein MDMAELETTVERCREGDEDAWSALVSTTLRPIYRLCASYAPSAAEAEELCQEVYFKLWENLHRYKPGSNFMAWAWRVAKNLIIDSYRRSRREREAAWLDSEIIDHLPGSEDPHEQTERRQRLRLIATSLRQIPEELATLILMRDFAGLSYNEISEATELPLGTVKSRLNRARLELATSVRRRTQIRVVPPGGQMVEGSA, encoded by the coding sequence ATGGATATGGCCGAGCTGGAGACCACGGTCGAGCGCTGTCGCGAGGGCGACGAGGACGCATGGAGCGCGCTGGTGAGCACCACCCTGCGCCCCATTTATCGTCTGTGCGCCAGCTATGCGCCATCGGCCGCGGAGGCCGAAGAGCTCTGCCAGGAGGTGTATTTCAAGTTGTGGGAAAACCTCCACAGATACAAGCCCGGTTCGAACTTCATGGCGTGGGCGTGGCGGGTGGCCAAGAACCTGATCATCGATTCCTACCGCCGCAGCCGAAGGGAGCGTGAGGCGGCCTGGCTCGATTCGGAGATCATCGACCATCTTCCGGGCTCCGAGGATCCACACGAGCAGACTGAAAGGAGGCAGCGCCTCCGCCTGATTGCGACCAGTCTTCGCCAGATCCCGGAGGAGCTGGCGACCTTGATTCTGATGCGGGATTTCGCCGGCCTCTCCTACAACGAAATCTCGGAAGCGACCGAACTCCCGCTGGGCACCGTCAAATCACGCCTCAACCGCGCTCGCCTCGAGCTCGCCACCTCGGTTCGACGCCGGACCCAGATTCGTGTGGTTCCCCCTGGAGGCCAGATGGTCGAGGGGAGCGCGTAA
- a CDS encoding NifU family protein, protein MTEIEWPTGSVEDRVAFAVEEVRPAVKADGGDVALRRIDGSTVTVSLMGACRGCAMAQSTLTDFVAERIKLYAPEITDVVAE, encoded by the coding sequence ATGACCGAAATCGAGTGGCCGACAGGGAGCGTCGAGGATCGTGTGGCATTTGCCGTCGAAGAGGTCCGCCCGGCCGTCAAGGCAGACGGCGGTGATGTCGCCCTTCGGCGGATCGATGGATCGACGGTGACCGTGAGCCTGATGGGTGCGTGCCGCGGTTGTGCGATGGCCCAATCGACCCTGACCGATTTCGTGGCTGAGAGAATCAAGCTCTATGCGCCCGAGATCACCGATGTCGTCGCAGAGTGA
- a CDS encoding transcriptional repressor — protein MKKGLRTRETKQRRVVYDTVKDTKSHPTADWIFEKVRRKLPKVSLGTVYRNLGVLKDEGLVRELYGNDRRARFDADMSSHAHFICMNCDQIIDVRGIKAIEWRTLKDLVGCEVEDQEILFGGRCPACRENGDGSR, from the coding sequence ATGAAAAAAGGACTGCGGACTCGAGAAACCAAACAGCGGCGGGTCGTCTACGATACGGTCAAGGACACCAAGAGCCACCCGACCGCCGACTGGATTTTCGAGAAGGTCCGGCGGAAGCTACCGAAGGTGTCCCTGGGGACCGTCTACAGAAACCTCGGCGTCCTCAAGGATGAGGGTCTGGTGCGCGAGCTCTACGGAAACGACCGGCGAGCCCGTTTCGACGCAGACATGTCGAGTCACGCCCATTTCATCTGCATGAACTGTGATCAGATCATCGACGTCCGCGGCATCAAGGCAATCGAGTGGCGAACGCTGAAGGATCTGGTTGGTTGCGAGGTTGAAGACCAGGAGATCCTCTTCGGCGGTCGTTGCCCGGCCTGCCGGGAAAACGGCGACGGATCCCGATAG